In the uncultured Methanobacterium sp. genome, one interval contains:
- a CDS encoding glycosyltransferase family 2 protein has translation MRIITIIPAYNEENTIVQVVNGVKKYSDVLVVDDGSTDETSALAINAESNVLKHDKNIGKGAAIKTGLKSAIADDYDLMVLLDGDCQHDPRCIPLLLDGMDGVDLLIGSRFLNMAPQNMPLQRRLSNGITTRLIRFVTGYHITDSQCGFRVISKRAAPFFVDITYNDYVYESEVLCRASENNLVVSERPIQCIYGNEKSYVRTRHVVHYVMFTLRLLVRKLLRRI, from the coding sequence TATTCCTGCTTACAACGAAGAAAACACCATAGTCCAGGTGGTCAATGGTGTTAAAAAATATTCGGATGTTCTGGTTGTAGATGATGGATCCACTGATGAAACATCCGCACTTGCAATAAATGCAGAATCAAATGTTTTAAAACATGACAAAAACATTGGTAAAGGTGCAGCCATTAAAACTGGACTTAAAAGCGCAATTGCCGATGATTACGATCTAATGGTTCTTCTGGACGGAGATTGTCAGCATGACCCACGGTGCATACCCCTCCTTTTGGATGGAATGGATGGTGTTGACCTGTTAATTGGTTCAAGGTTCCTGAATATGGCCCCACAAAACATGCCCCTGCAGCGCCGTCTTTCCAATGGAATAACCACCCGTTTAATAAGATTTGTGACTGGCTACCACATCACCGATAGTCAGTGCGGTTTCAGAGTAATATCCAAAAGGGCCGCACCATTTTTCGTGGATATAACCTACAATGATTATGTTTATGAATCAGAAGTCCTGTGCCGGGCTTCAGAAAATAACTTGGTAGTGTCTGAAAGACCCATACAGTGCATTTATGGTAATGAAAAGTCTTATGTGCGCACAAGACACGTAGTACACTATGTGATGTTCACCCTACGCCTTTTAGTGC